One window of the Streptomyces sp. TS71-3 genome contains the following:
- a CDS encoding SpoIIE family protein phosphatase yields the protein MTSTPETAGKTAAKTAAKTVANIAGNAAGNSTGNAAANAVAKKRRVTVDFTHGRSEGTPPAVALVGSDGTVLAWGTGCRRLLGHRAEDVVGEPVTRLLAAPDRPVSWSPTPGAISRRGARSTARAAVELRHRDGGVLRVAVEIIGLTGADGERCRLVAAMGPADSAEAAPTADAGGSEAERESEAGAEPGKESGPEAGAGPGEESGPEESGPEESEPEAGAEPREEPGPEEPRSQEPGPQESEKGAEALLDLCPLSVTVWDTDMRLVWANRAARQVAGLLDTRASGPSPRLVLRGFDRTVSEPVMREALGSGEPVADHVVRWVSPEDGREAVFSASLVPLASGDGTPVGLVSIALDITQGWERDRLALLGRAAHRIGTTLDVKTTAQELADTAVPVLADYVAVDLAESVPLGGEPLERMSEGEFGIPVFRRAGVASAHEGVPEAPFSVGDVVYVPPTSPYLGVLREGRSLLSPILEVGRGTWLDHDAVRRQRVLETGIHSMMTIPLRARGKVLGIAVFARNDNVAPFSQSDLLLAEELAIQASLSLDNAHRYTRERAAALTLQRSLLPERLSGGSAVDLASRYLPSDRHEGVGGDWMDTIELPGGRIALVMGDVVGHGIHAAATMGRLRTAVHTLAVLDQRPAALLDHLNDVTVQLAQSGTWTTDFPSISGASCLYAVYDPAEHVCTVARAGHPPPMLVTPDGRASIVDTPVGPPIGISTGPYESVDLELPEGSLLALYTDGLVESRRMDIDAGLDRLLAALERPPADLDSLCARVIALMTADSPPEDDVALLVARTRAAR from the coding sequence ATGACGAGCACCCCTGAAACGGCTGGGAAGACCGCTGCGAAGACCGCCGCGAAAACCGTTGCGAATATCGCTGGCAACGCCGCCGGAAATTCCACTGGCAATGCCGCGGCCAACGCCGTTGCAAAGAAGAGGCGGGTAACCGTCGATTTCACGCACGGCAGGTCCGAGGGCACCCCGCCCGCCGTCGCGCTGGTCGGCTCCGACGGGACGGTCCTGGCGTGGGGAACGGGCTGCCGGCGACTGCTCGGCCACCGTGCCGAGGACGTCGTCGGGGAACCGGTGACGCGGCTCCTGGCCGCCCCTGACCGGCCGGTCTCCTGGTCCCCGACACCGGGGGCCATAAGCCGGCGCGGTGCCCGGAGCACCGCGCGCGCCGCGGTGGAGCTCAGGCACCGCGACGGCGGCGTCCTCCGGGTGGCCGTGGAGATCATCGGGCTCACCGGCGCGGACGGCGAGCGGTGCCGGCTCGTCGCCGCCATGGGGCCGGCGGACAGCGCGGAGGCGGCGCCCACGGCGGACGCGGGCGGGTCAGAGGCGGAGCGGGAGTCGGAGGCAGGGGCAGAGCCGGGGAAGGAGTCAGGACCGGAGGCCGGGGCGGGGCCGGGGGAGGAGTCAGGGCCCGAGGAATCAGGACCGGAGGAGTCAGAGCCGGAGGCGGGGGCAGAGCCGCGGGAGGAGCCAGGACCGGAGGAGCCACGATCGCAGGAGCCGGGACCGCAGGAGTCGGAGAAGGGAGCGGAAGCGCTCCTCGACCTCTGCCCGCTGTCGGTGACGGTGTGGGACACCGACATGCGGCTGGTGTGGGCGAACCGCGCCGCGCGCCAAGTGGCGGGGCTCCTGGACACGCGCGCCTCGGGGCCGTCGCCACGACTGGTCCTGCGGGGCTTCGACCGGACCGTCTCCGAGCCGGTGATGCGGGAGGCGCTGGGGTCGGGGGAGCCGGTCGCCGACCACGTGGTGCGGTGGGTGTCGCCCGAGGACGGCCGGGAGGCCGTGTTCTCCGCCTCCCTGGTGCCCCTCGCGTCGGGCGACGGCACTCCGGTGGGCCTCGTCAGCATCGCCCTGGACATCACCCAGGGATGGGAGCGCGACCGGCTGGCCCTGCTCGGGCGCGCGGCCCACCGCATCGGCACCACCCTCGACGTGAAGACGACCGCGCAGGAACTCGCCGACACGGCCGTCCCCGTCCTCGCCGACTACGTCGCCGTGGACCTGGCCGAGTCGGTGCCGCTCGGCGGGGAGCCGCTGGAGCGGATGTCGGAGGGCGAGTTCGGCATCCCCGTGTTCCGGCGCGCGGGCGTGGCCTCCGCCCACGAAGGGGTGCCCGAGGCGCCCTTCTCGGTGGGCGACGTGGTGTACGTGCCGCCCACCTCCCCGTACCTCGGCGTGCTGCGCGAGGGCCGGTCCCTGCTCAGCCCCATCCTCGAAGTGGGCCGCGGCACGTGGCTGGACCACGATGCCGTCCGGCGGCAACGCGTCCTCGAAACGGGCATCCACTCGATGATGACGATCCCGCTCAGGGCACGCGGCAAGGTCCTCGGCATCGCCGTCTTCGCCCGCAACGACAACGTGGCCCCCTTCTCCCAGAGCGACCTGCTGCTGGCGGAGGAACTCGCCATCCAGGCGTCGCTGAGCCTCGACAACGCGCACCGGTACACCCGCGAGCGCGCGGCGGCCCTCACCCTGCAGCGCAGCCTCCTGCCGGAAAGGCTCTCGGGCGGCAGCGCGGTGGACCTGGCCAGCCGCTACCTGCCCTCCGACCGGCACGAGGGCGTCGGCGGGGACTGGATGGACACCATCGAGCTGCCGGGCGGCAGGATCGCCCTGGTCATGGGCGACGTCGTGGGGCACGGCATCCACGCCGCCGCCACCATGGGACGCCTGCGCACGGCGGTCCACACCCTCGCCGTCCTCGACCAGCGCCCCGCGGCCCTGCTCGACCACCTCAACGACGTCACCGTCCAGCTCGCGCAGTCCGGCACCTGGACCACCGACTTTCCGTCGATCTCCGGTGCGAGCTGCCTGTACGCCGTCTACGACCCGGCCGAGCACGTGTGCACCGTGGCCCGTGCCGGCCACCCTCCGCCGATGCTGGTGACACCCGACGGCCGCGCGAGCATCGTCGACACACCCGTGGGCCCGCCCATCGGGATCAGCACGGGCCCGTACGAGTCCGTCGACCTCGAACTCCCCGAGGGCAGCCTGCTCGCCCTGTACACCGACGGTCTCGTCGAGTCCCGCCGCATGGACATCGACGCCGGACTCGACCGGCTGCTCGCGGCACTGGAGCGGCCACCGGCCGATCTCGACTCCCTGTGCGCCCGCGTCATCGCCCTGATGACGGCGGACTCGCCACCGGAGGACGACGTGGCACTCCTGGTGGCCCGCACACGCGCCGCACGCTGA
- a CDS encoding DUF3592 domain-containing protein, producing MHSTEGEAAVWVAMSLLAGLTLLGFGIHEAVVQHRLQREGIPVRGLVVRHRVQHSGRDGGPVHFAVVEFVDAQGGRHTFQAGSSGVKGLPVGGEVPVRYLPQTPRGARIDLRRRRIGEVAARFAGGTLFTAIGIWLLVTGR from the coding sequence GTGCACAGCACGGAAGGGGAGGCAGCGGTGTGGGTTGCGATGTCGCTGCTGGCAGGTCTCACCCTCCTCGGGTTCGGCATCCATGAGGCCGTGGTCCAGCACCGCCTCCAGCGCGAGGGGATCCCCGTCAGGGGCCTGGTGGTCCGCCACCGCGTGCAACACTCCGGACGAGATGGTGGCCCCGTCCACTTCGCGGTGGTCGAATTCGTTGACGCGCAGGGTGGTCGGCACACGTTCCAGGCCGGGTCATCCGGAGTCAAGGGTCTTCCCGTGGGCGGAGAGGTCCCGGTGCGCTACCTTCCCCAGACCCCGAGGGGCGCGCGAATCGACCTTCGCAGGAGACGGATCGGGGAGGTCGCGGCTCGTTTCGCGGGCGGCACCCTGTTCACGGCCATCGGGATCTGGCTGCTCGTCACCGGTCGTTGA
- a CDS encoding carbohydrate ABC transporter permease — protein MKDRSAGAGASGHPVLGRFPLPVRILGYVLVAAFGLVFVLPFVIELVTGFKTDPDAAAHPLGLIPTTWTFEAYRRLFGLSQAGGGVPFLHWLGNSAFIAVVVTVGRVFLDSMAGYALARLRFPGRRLLFGLVIALIAVPGVTLLIPKFLVLNTFGLFDTYTGMILPLLVDAAGVFIMKQFFESVPREVEEAARVDGAGVFRTFWSVVLPMARPGLITLTILSFQSSWNEFTHFLVSTQSSQYETLTTGLARFVAGGLAGGTQYPLKLAAALLSTLPVAVLFFFFQRHFVRGASSGAVKE, from the coding sequence ATGAAGGACAGGTCCGCGGGTGCCGGGGCGTCGGGGCATCCGGTGCTCGGCCGTTTCCCGCTGCCCGTGCGGATACTCGGATACGTGCTGGTGGCGGCCTTCGGGCTGGTGTTCGTGCTGCCGTTCGTCATCGAGCTGGTGACGGGGTTCAAGACGGATCCGGACGCCGCCGCGCACCCCCTCGGGCTGATCCCCACCACGTGGACGTTCGAGGCCTACCGGCGGCTGTTCGGGCTGAGCCAGGCCGGAGGCGGGGTGCCGTTCCTGCACTGGCTGGGCAACTCGGCGTTCATCGCGGTCGTCGTCACGGTCGGGCGGGTGTTCCTCGACTCGATGGCGGGCTACGCGCTGGCCCGGCTGCGCTTCCCGGGCCGGCGGCTGCTGTTCGGCCTCGTGATCGCGCTGATCGCGGTGCCCGGGGTGACCCTGCTGATCCCGAAGTTCCTGGTGCTGAACACCTTCGGTCTGTTCGACACGTACACCGGCATGATCCTGCCGCTGCTGGTGGACGCGGCGGGCGTGTTCATCATGAAGCAGTTCTTCGAGTCGGTCCCCCGGGAGGTGGAGGAGGCCGCGCGGGTGGACGGCGCCGGGGTGTTCCGGACGTTCTGGTCCGTGGTCCTCCCGATGGCCAGGCCGGGCCTGATCACCCTGACCATCCTGTCGTTCCAGAGTTCGTGGAACGAGTTCACCCACTTCCTCGTCTCCACCCAGTCGAGCCAGTACGAGACGCTGACCACCGGTCTCGCACGGTTCGTCGCGGGCGGGCTGGCCGGCGGCACCCAGTACCCGCTGAAGCTGGCGGCGGCCCTGCTGTCGACGCTGCCGGTGGCCGTCCTGTTCTTCTTCTTCCAGCGCCACTTCGTGCGCGGGGCCAGCTCGGGGGCCGTCAAGGAGTGA
- a CDS encoding carbohydrate ABC transporter permease, producing MVLVLGLFFVLPILMALWVSLLHWDGQSNPFSGQADFAGLDNYRALLTQDGLDRTLFATSLRNNAYYVLLTVPLQTGLALGLALVVNQRLLRGRGALRTAFFFPSVTSSIAVSTIFLFLFQGSGVVNTLLSWVGVKGPNWFSDPRGVLSLLLGAVGIVDPEHPAGALASHSFMGLSWYEWLSGPSVAMCTVILLAVWTTSGTFMLIFLAALQDIPRELEESAALEGVNRFQMLRYVTLPALRHVLFLVLTLGLISTWMVFDQVYVMSQGAPGNTTLTPAFLSYTTAFNDSDFGQGAAIAFVLFALILAMTALQRLVLRERNPRPRRNR from the coding sequence ATGGTGCTGGTCCTCGGCCTGTTCTTCGTGCTTCCGATCCTGATGGCGCTGTGGGTGAGCCTGCTGCACTGGGACGGGCAGTCCAACCCGTTCAGCGGGCAGGCGGACTTCGCGGGCCTGGACAACTACCGGGCGCTGCTCACCCAGGACGGCCTCGACCGCACGCTGTTCGCGACGTCGCTGCGCAACAACGCCTACTACGTGCTGCTGACCGTGCCCCTGCAGACCGGGCTCGCGCTGGGCCTCGCGCTCGTCGTCAACCAGCGGCTGCTGCGGGGCAGGGGCGCGCTGCGGACCGCCTTCTTCTTCCCCTCCGTCACCAGCTCGATCGCGGTCTCCACGATCTTCCTCTTCCTGTTCCAGGGCAGCGGCGTCGTCAACACGTTGCTGTCCTGGGTGGGGGTGAAGGGCCCGAACTGGTTCTCGGACCCGCGCGGGGTGCTGTCGCTGCTGCTCGGCGCCGTGGGAATCGTCGATCCGGAGCATCCGGCGGGCGCCCTCGCGTCCCACTCCTTCATGGGACTGTCCTGGTACGAGTGGCTGTCGGGGCCGTCCGTCGCGATGTGCACGGTCATCCTGCTCGCCGTGTGGACGACCTCCGGGACCTTCATGCTGATCTTCCTGGCGGCGCTCCAGGACATCCCGCGCGAGCTGGAGGAGTCGGCGGCGCTGGAGGGCGTGAACCGGTTCCAGATGCTGCGGTACGTGACGCTGCCCGCGCTGCGCCACGTGCTCTTCCTCGTCCTCACCCTAGGCCTGATCTCCACCTGGATGGTCTTCGACCAGGTGTACGTCATGAGCCAGGGCGCCCCCGGCAACACCACCCTGACGCCGGCGTTCCTGTCGTACACGACCGCCTTCAACGACTCCGACTTCGGGCAGGGCGCGGCCATCGCGTTCGTCCTGTTCGCGCTGATCCTGGCCATGACCGCCCTGCAGCGCCTCGTGCTGCGGGAGCGCAACCCCCGCCCCCGGAGGAATCGATGA
- a CDS encoding extracellular solute-binding protein, with protein MKTRTATAALVTCAALLAATGCSSSFGDDKKTEQDSGSHQHLNVLIASSGDAETKAVTDAAAAYAKQSGNTVTVQNAKDINQQLAQSFAGHKPPDVFYVDSSQFANYAKGGSLYAYGDRIKDADAFAPQLRSSFTYNGKLVCLPKDTSALALAINTDVWKKAGLTAKDYPTTWDQLKKVADKLTKGGVTGLVVNDDYARLGAFMKQAGGWITDAEQTKMTADTPQNAQGLAYVKSLLASGSMKYSKDVDARWGGEALGTGKAAMTIEGNWLDGGMKVDYPKVKYDVAPLPAGPAGKGTLAFSQCWGVGTDSPHRAADLDLVKFLSSSSQQLAFAKEFGVMPSRTAPLAEYAKQQPSAKVWADASSYAQGPVTLPGFDKVLGQFNTELQGLRTGDPKKILADLQRNGEQALAKGN; from the coding sequence ATGAAGACCCGCACGGCCACCGCCGCCCTCGTCACGTGTGCGGCACTGCTGGCCGCCACCGGCTGCTCGTCGAGTTTCGGCGACGACAAGAAGACCGAGCAGGACTCCGGCTCCCACCAGCACCTGAACGTGCTGATAGCCAGCTCGGGCGATGCCGAGACCAAGGCCGTCACGGATGCTGCGGCCGCTTACGCGAAGCAGTCCGGCAACACCGTCACGGTGCAGAACGCCAAGGACATCAACCAGCAGCTCGCCCAGTCCTTCGCCGGGCACAAGCCGCCGGACGTCTTCTACGTCGACTCCAGCCAGTTCGCGAACTACGCCAAGGGCGGCTCCCTGTACGCCTACGGCGACCGGATCAAGGACGCCGACGCGTTCGCCCCCCAGCTCCGCAGCTCCTTCACCTACAACGGCAAGCTGGTGTGCCTGCCCAAGGACACCTCCGCCCTCGCGCTGGCCATCAACACGGACGTGTGGAAGAAGGCCGGTCTGACCGCGAAGGACTACCCGACCACCTGGGACCAGCTGAAGAAGGTCGCGGACAAGCTGACCAAGGGAGGCGTCACCGGCCTGGTCGTCAACGACGACTACGCGCGCCTCGGCGCCTTCATGAAGCAGGCCGGCGGCTGGATCACCGACGCGGAGCAGACGAAGATGACCGCCGACACCCCCCAGAACGCCCAGGGCCTCGCCTACGTCAAGTCCCTGCTGGCCTCCGGCTCGATGAAGTACTCCAAGGACGTCGACGCGCGCTGGGGCGGGGAGGCCCTCGGCACGGGCAAGGCCGCCATGACCATCGAGGGGAACTGGCTCGACGGCGGCATGAAGGTCGACTACCCGAAGGTCAAGTACGACGTGGCGCCGCTGCCCGCGGGGCCGGCCGGCAAGGGCACGCTGGCCTTCAGCCAGTGCTGGGGCGTGGGCACCGACAGCCCCCACCGGGCGGCGGACCTGGACCTGGTGAAGTTCCTCTCCTCCAGCTCCCAGCAGCTCGCGTTCGCCAAGGAGTTCGGCGTGATGCCCTCACGCACCGCACCGCTGGCCGAGTACGCGAAGCAGCAGCCGTCCGCGAAGGTGTGGGCGGACGCCAGCTCCTACGCGCAGGGTCCGGTGACCCTGCCCGGCTTCGACAAGGTGCTCGGGCAGTTCAACACCGAGCTCCAGGGGCTGCGCACCGGCGACCCGAAGAAGATCCTCGCCGACCTGCAGCGCAACGGCGAGCAGGCCCTCGCGAAGGGCAACTGA
- a CDS encoding LacI family DNA-binding transcriptional regulator — protein MARPSTNSAAKGAPVTLAVVARRAGVSPQTVSNAINAPELLRPETLERVRRTIDELGYRPSRAAQTLRTRSSRLIGYGILPAQPSHPVLDRFLHALSQAADEAGYRILLFARPSGGPSLAGYEELLGQHEVDGFVLSGTERQDPRQAWLAKRGVPFVGFGRMWSGRQIGDWVDVDGASGTDAAVEHLAALGHTRIAFLGWPRGAGVADDRALGWQRAMRRHGLPTRGRRAESVDDIEAARTAVKPLLDAGATAVVAASDILALGCYHALRERGAEPGRDVAVVGFDDSPTAGILSPALTSVGQPLEAVGRECVRLLLARIAAPDAPPERVLLEPSLNVRDSAPAPGGGTAVAGTAPA, from the coding sequence ATGGCCCGCCCCAGCACCAACTCCGCCGCCAAGGGCGCCCCCGTGACCCTCGCCGTGGTCGCCCGGCGGGCCGGCGTCTCCCCGCAGACCGTGTCGAACGCGATCAACGCGCCGGAGCTGCTGCGCCCCGAGACCCTGGAGCGGGTCCGCCGCACCATCGACGAGCTGGGCTACCGCCCCAGCCGTGCCGCGCAGACGCTGCGCACCCGCTCCAGCAGGCTGATCGGCTACGGCATCCTGCCCGCCCAGCCCAGCCACCCGGTCCTCGACCGGTTCCTGCACGCCCTGTCCCAGGCGGCCGACGAGGCCGGGTACCGCATCCTGCTGTTCGCCCGCCCGTCCGGCGGCCCGAGCCTCGCGGGGTACGAGGAGCTGCTCGGCCAGCACGAGGTGGACGGCTTCGTGCTCAGCGGCACCGAGCGCCAGGACCCGCGCCAGGCGTGGCTCGCCAAGCGCGGCGTGCCCTTCGTGGGCTTCGGGCGGATGTGGTCGGGGCGGCAGATCGGCGACTGGGTCGACGTGGACGGTGCCTCGGGCACGGACGCCGCCGTGGAGCACCTGGCCGCGCTCGGGCACACCAGGATCGCGTTCCTGGGCTGGCCGCGCGGTGCGGGCGTCGCCGATGACCGCGCGCTGGGCTGGCAGCGGGCCATGCGGCGGCACGGGTTGCCCACCCGCGGGCGGCGGGCGGAGAGCGTGGACGACATCGAGGCGGCCCGCACCGCGGTGAAGCCGCTGCTGGACGCGGGCGCCACCGCGGTGGTCGCGGCCAGCGACATCCTGGCGCTCGGCTGCTACCACGCGCTGCGCGAGCGGGGCGCGGAGCCGGGCCGCGACGTCGCCGTGGTCGGCTTCGACGACTCGCCGACCGCCGGGATCCTCTCGCCCGCCCTGACCTCCGTCGGCCAGCCGCTGGAGGCGGTCGGCCGCGAGTGCGTGCGGCTGCTGCTCGCCCGGATCGCCGCGCCCGACGCGCCGCCCGAGCGGGTCCTGCTCGAACCCTCCCTGAACGTCCGCGACAGCGCCCCCGCACCGGGCGGCGGCACCGCGGTCGCCGGCACGGCCCCCGCATAG
- a CDS encoding glycogen debranching N-terminal domain-containing protein has translation MDTTVKAQDANGSVTAAPSSASGLQPFLHDAVVTLYAPSFVVSHADGQIGDGVDGFYHGDRRALSRLSVAVDGVPLAPLGGGLRAADGADFRSVLRGLGEVTPDPAVALYRRRSVAAGRLAEVLEVVNAGTQHVRFGLVVVAGTDLASMEAVKTGRFPAAVPASGDGEGERGEGDEGGNAGLAWSADGFDVRLVSEPAPDTLEVAEGRLSYDVELAPGATWTATLRCTAAHADGDQFPAAPASAVPWRTPVLRSTDRRFETWLDQSLADMDRLRLTDPRSGERGAGRGAAGRGAAGRGAAGRGAETGPAEHAGGSEAGGGVDQFLSGGAPWYLTLFGRDSLWAARMMLPLGTDLAAGTLRTLARRQGAVTDPATEEQPGKILHEVRRGTQEFGEASTLPPVYYGTVDATPLWICLLHDAWRWGMAHDEVERLLPHAESALAWMRDHGAAGGDGFLKYVDGTGRGLANQGWKDSGDGIRHRDGRLADPPIALCEVQAYAYEAARGGAALLRAFGRPGADAWDEWAQRLATRFRERFWVEDARGPYPAVALDRDGRPVDSVTSGFGHLLGTGLLNGEESALLAARLTGPDLDAGHGLRTLSSDSVGFNPYGYHIGSIWPHDTAIAVHGLARAGHADAAAPLAAGLLTASTAFAARLPELFAGHGAEAGPHPAPYPASCRPQAWAAASSVMVLSAALGLDADVPGGRITVAPTFARAYAPLTVEGLQVGGGRLDVAVAADGTVSVTAPGELTVITA, from the coding sequence TTGGACACCACTGTCAAGGCCCAGGACGCCAACGGATCGGTCACGGCCGCGCCTTCCTCGGCCAGTGGCCTACAGCCGTTCCTGCACGACGCGGTCGTCACGCTGTACGCGCCGAGCTTCGTGGTCTCGCACGCGGACGGTCAGATCGGCGACGGCGTGGACGGCTTCTACCACGGCGATCGCAGGGCGCTGTCCCGGCTGAGCGTCGCCGTGGACGGAGTCCCCCTGGCGCCGCTCGGCGGTGGGCTCCGGGCGGCCGACGGCGCTGACTTCCGGTCGGTGCTGCGGGGGCTCGGCGAGGTCACGCCGGATCCGGCGGTCGCGCTGTACCGCCGCCGGAGCGTGGCCGCGGGCCGGCTGGCGGAGGTGCTGGAGGTGGTCAACGCCGGCACGCAGCACGTCCGCTTCGGGCTGGTGGTCGTGGCGGGTACGGACCTCGCCTCGATGGAGGCGGTGAAGACGGGGCGCTTCCCGGCCGCCGTCCCGGCCAGCGGAGACGGAGAGGGTGAGAGGGGTGAAGGGGACGAAGGGGGCAACGCCGGCCTGGCGTGGTCGGCCGACGGGTTCGACGTCCGCCTGGTCAGCGAACCCGCGCCGGACACGCTGGAGGTCGCGGAGGGCCGGCTGTCGTACGACGTCGAGCTGGCGCCGGGCGCCACGTGGACCGCGACGCTGCGCTGCACCGCGGCGCACGCGGACGGCGACCAGTTCCCCGCGGCCCCCGCGAGCGCCGTACCGTGGCGCACCCCGGTCCTGCGCAGCACGGACCGCCGCTTCGAGACGTGGCTGGACCAGTCGCTCGCCGACATGGACCGCCTGCGCCTGACGGACCCGCGCTCGGGTGAGCGGGGCGCGGGGCGTGGTGCCGCGGGGCGTGGTGCCGCGGGGCGTGGTGCCGCGGGGCGTGGTGCGGAGACGGGCCCGGCGGAGCACGCGGGAGGCTCGGAGGCCGGGGGCGGTGTGGACCAGTTCCTGTCCGGCGGCGCCCCGTGGTACCTGACGCTCTTCGGCCGCGACTCGCTCTGGGCCGCCCGCATGATGCTCCCGCTCGGCACCGACCTCGCGGCCGGCACGCTGCGCACGCTCGCCCGCCGGCAGGGCGCGGTGACCGACCCGGCCACGGAGGAGCAGCCCGGCAAGATCCTGCACGAGGTACGCCGCGGCACGCAGGAGTTCGGGGAGGCGTCGACCCTCCCGCCGGTGTACTACGGCACGGTGGACGCCACACCCCTGTGGATCTGCCTGCTGCACGACGCATGGCGCTGGGGCATGGCCCATGACGAGGTCGAACGGCTGCTGCCGCACGCCGAGTCCGCCCTCGCCTGGATGCGCGACCACGGAGCCGCGGGCGGCGACGGCTTCCTCAAGTACGTCGACGGGACCGGCCGCGGCCTGGCCAACCAGGGCTGGAAGGACTCCGGGGACGGCATCCGCCACCGCGACGGCCGCCTCGCCGACCCGCCCATCGCGCTGTGCGAGGTCCAGGCGTACGCCTACGAGGCCGCGCGAGGCGGGGCCGCGCTGCTGCGGGCGTTCGGCCGGCCGGGCGCGGACGCGTGGGACGAGTGGGCACAGCGGCTGGCGACCCGCTTCCGCGAACGTTTCTGGGTCGAGGACGCGCGGGGCCCGTACCCGGCGGTCGCCCTGGACCGCGACGGAAGGCCGGTGGACTCGGTGACGTCCGGCTTCGGCCACCTCCTCGGCACGGGCCTGCTGAACGGGGAGGAGAGCGCGCTGCTCGCGGCCCGGCTGACCGGGCCCGACCTGGACGCGGGCCACGGGCTGCGCACGCTCAGCAGCGACTCGGTGGGCTTCAACCCGTACGGCTACCACATCGGTTCGATATGGCCGCACGACACGGCCATCGCCGTGCACGGCCTGGCGAGGGCGGGCCACGCGGACGCTGCGGCACCGCTGGCGGCGGGCCTGCTGACCGCGTCGACGGCCTTCGCCGCCCGGCTCCCGGAACTCTTCGCGGGCCACGGCGCCGAGGCGGGCCCGCACCCGGCGCCCTACCCCGCGTCCTGCCGGCCCCAGGCGTGGGCGGCCGCTTCGTCGGTCATGGTCCTCAGCGCGGCCCTGGGCCTGGACGCGGACGTGCCGGGCGGCAGGATCACGGTGGCCCCCACGTTCGCCCGGGCCTACGCCCCGCTGACGGTGGAGGGCCTCCAGGTCGGCGGAGGCCGCCTGGACGTGGCGGTCGCGGCGGACGGGACGGTGAGCGTGACGGCGCCGGGGGAGCTGACGGTGATCACGGCCTGA
- a CDS encoding sorbosone dehydrogenase family protein — MKVHTRSSAIIGTICLVASLALTTASAEEPATPRPAAGVALTEVATAQNPTAGTPGPGDTVWIAERAGTVRVLGDQGLGEPVLDISGETTTDGERGLLGIAFDHDFAHFYISFTNLEGTSTLDEFAVQDGKIQPETRRTVLTQTQPFENHNGGDITFGPDGYLYIGLGDGGSGGDPQKNGQNLGTLLGKLLRIDPSGAKPYAIPADNPFVGDPNAKGEIWAYGLRNPWRFSFDAGTGDLLIGDVGQDAWEEIDWAPAGSKGGENYGWSQMEGTHPFRGGTEPANHVPPIHEYDRTGLGCSVTGGYVYRGDAIPDLKGQYLFSDYCDGTIRTLKIEDGKVTGEGDLGVSGGEVISFVQDGHGELYTLDLGGSISRIDPA; from the coding sequence GTGAAAGTTCACACCAGAAGCTCGGCGATCATCGGCACCATCTGCCTCGTCGCCTCCCTTGCCTTGACCACGGCATCCGCCGAGGAGCCCGCCACCCCGCGTCCGGCAGCGGGGGTCGCGCTCACCGAAGTAGCCACCGCCCAGAATCCGACCGCCGGCACCCCGGGGCCCGGTGACACGGTCTGGATAGCCGAACGCGCGGGCACCGTGCGGGTTCTGGGTGATCAGGGGCTCGGTGAGCCCGTCCTCGACATCTCCGGTGAGACCACCACCGACGGCGAACGCGGCCTGCTGGGCATCGCGTTCGACCACGACTTCGCGCACTTCTACATCTCGTTCACGAACCTCGAAGGCACCAGCACCCTCGACGAGTTCGCCGTGCAGGACGGCAAGATCCAGCCGGAGACGCGGCGCACCGTCCTCACCCAGACGCAGCCGTTCGAGAACCACAACGGCGGCGACATCACCTTCGGGCCCGACGGCTACCTCTACATCGGGCTCGGCGACGGCGGCTCGGGTGGCGATCCTCAGAAGAACGGGCAGAACCTCGGCACGCTGCTCGGCAAGCTGCTGCGGATCGACCCCAGCGGCGCCAAGCCGTACGCGATCCCGGCGGACAATCCTTTCGTGGGCGACCCGAACGCGAAGGGCGAGATCTGGGCGTACGGGCTGCGCAACCCGTGGCGGTTCTCCTTCGACGCGGGCACGGGCGACCTGCTCATCGGCGACGTCGGCCAGGACGCCTGGGAGGAGATCGACTGGGCCCCCGCCGGGAGCAAGGGCGGCGAGAACTACGGCTGGTCCCAGATGGAGGGCACCCATCCCTTCCGGGGCGGCACTGAGCCCGCGAACCACGTGCCGCCGATCCACGAGTACGACCGAACCGGGCTGGGCTGCTCCGTGACCGGCGGGTACGTCTACCGCGGCGACGCGATCCCGGACCTCAAGGGGCAGTACCTGTTCAGCGACTACTGCGACGGCACCATCCGCACGCTGAAGATCGAGGACGGCAAGGTGACCGGCGAGGGCGACCTCGGGGTCAGCGGCGGCGAGGTCATCTCGTTCGTGCAGGACGGCCACGGCGAGCTGTACACGCTCGATCTCGGTGGCAGCATCTCCCGCATCGACCCCGCGTAA